From Triticum urartu cultivar G1812 chromosome 2, Tu2.1, whole genome shotgun sequence, a single genomic window includes:
- the LOC125536439 gene encoding interferon-related developmental regulator 2-like isoform X1: MGRSKKSKARGAGGDDLLDSSDADSVGSSSTALSDLSISYATENVNSHEFVLDKYIDALYEKRGSTREAALASLVDAFESFMLGGLVENKYATLLSLFNTSIKKGSTKEACLASRAIGLLSITLGAGSSSHETMVESHPQLSKVLQTWSDASKMISALDCLAVVTFVGATDLAETEVSLKAMWDVIHPKSGSNVGTVRKPRPPVLAAALSAWTFLLTTIGSWRINTDSWKEPIAFLSTLLGAEDRAVRMAAGEALALCFELNLLDISPSEDADDDTGVPGSSKGKLFLDMQALKAKIAGLASNLSAEAGGKGADKKNLSDQRDLFQRILDFVKYGKCPEESMKIAGKRDVLRVASWSELIQLNFFKRFLGRGFLKHVQDNGLLQDIFNIKADKAETLSSNDKIPELEKLQKHLQKIFRSGEEKGRALKLNKDRRLAQERKNAGMFDE, encoded by the exons ATGGGGAGGA GCAAGAAGAGCAAGGCCCGCGGCGCCGGAGGGGACGACCTTCTGGACAGCAGCGACGCCGACAGCGTGGGCTCGTCGTCCACCGCGCTCTCAGATCTCTCCATCTCGTACGCCACCGAGAACGTCAACTCGCACGAGTTTGTTCTCGACAAGTACATCGACGCTCTCTACGAGAAGAG GGGGTCTACAAGAGAGGCAGCGTTGGCTTCGTTGGTTGATGCTTTCGAAAGTTTTATGCTTGGTGGTCTTGTTGAGAACAA ATATGCCACTCTACTGAGTCTATTCAATACTTCGATCAAGAAGGGATCTACCAAGGAGGCTTGCCTGGCATCTCGCGCCATTG GGCTACTGTCTATTACACTTGGTGCTGGCAGTAGCTCACATGAAACAATGGTAGAATCACATCCACAGCTTTCTAAGGTCCTTCAAACCTGGTCGGATGCTTCAAAGATGATCTCT GCTCTTGACTGCTTGGCCGTCGTCACATTTGTTGGTGCAACTGATCTGGCTGAAACAGAGGTATCTTTGAAAGCCATGTGGGATGTGATTCATCCAAAATCAGGTTCAAAT GTCGGTACTGTCCGGAAACCAAGGCCACCTGTGTTAGCAGCTGCTCTATCTGCATGGACTTTTCTGCTAACAACTATTGGTTCATGGCGGATAAACACTGATAGCTGGAAGGA GCCAATTGCGTTTCTCTCTACTCTTCTAGGAGCAGAGGATCGTGCTGTTCGGATGGCTGCTGGTGAAGCATTAGCTTTGTGCTTTGAGTTAAATCTACTTGATATCTCCCCTTCTGAAGATGCTGATGATGACACTGGAGTACCTGGTAGCTCTAAGGGCAAACTTTTCCTGGACATGCAAGCATTGAAAGCCAAGATAGCCGGTCTTGCCTCAAATCTCTCTGCAGAGGCAGGGGGCAAAGGTGCAGACAAGAAAAATCTTTCTGACCAAAGAGATCTGTTTCAACGGATTTTGGATTTTGTCAAG TATGGCAAGTGCCCTGAAGAATCAATGAAGATTGCTGGAAAACGTGATGTTTTAAGGGTTGCATCATGGTCTGAATTGATTCAG TTAAACTTCTTCAAACGATTCCTTGGGAGAGGCTTCCTGAAGCATGTGCAG GACAATGGACTTCTTCAAGATATCTTCAACATCAAGGCTGACAAGGCTGAAACGCTGTCATCGAATGACAAG ATTCCTGAACTTGAGAAATTGCAAAAACACCTGCAGAAGATCTTTAGATCTGGAGAAGAgaaaggaagagctctgaagctGAACAAGGATCGTCGTTTAGCACAG GAGAGGAAGAACGCTGGCATGTTTGACGAGTAA
- the LOC125536439 gene encoding interferon-related developmental regulator 2-like isoform X2 → MGRSKKSKARGAGGDDLLDSSDADSVGSSSTALSDLSISYATENVNSHEFVLDKYIDALYEKRGSTREAALASLVDAFESFMLGGLVENKYATLLSLFNTSIKKGSTKEACLASRAIGLLSITLGAGSSSHETMVESHPQLSKVLQTWSDASKMISALDCLAVVTFVGATDLAETEVSLKAMWDVIHPKSGSNVGTVRKPRPPVLAAALSAWTFLLTTIGSWRINTDSWKEPIAFLSTLLGAEDRAVRMAAGEALALCFELNLLDISPSEDADDDTGVPGSSKGKLFLDMQALKAKIAGLASNLSAEAGGKGADKKNLSDQRDLFQRILDFVKYGKCPEESMKIAGKRDVLRVASWSELIQLNFFKRFLGRGFLKHVQDNGLLQDIFNIKADKAETLSSNDKKIFRSGEEKGRALKLNKDRRLAQERKNAGMFDE, encoded by the exons ATGGGGAGGA GCAAGAAGAGCAAGGCCCGCGGCGCCGGAGGGGACGACCTTCTGGACAGCAGCGACGCCGACAGCGTGGGCTCGTCGTCCACCGCGCTCTCAGATCTCTCCATCTCGTACGCCACCGAGAACGTCAACTCGCACGAGTTTGTTCTCGACAAGTACATCGACGCTCTCTACGAGAAGAG GGGGTCTACAAGAGAGGCAGCGTTGGCTTCGTTGGTTGATGCTTTCGAAAGTTTTATGCTTGGTGGTCTTGTTGAGAACAA ATATGCCACTCTACTGAGTCTATTCAATACTTCGATCAAGAAGGGATCTACCAAGGAGGCTTGCCTGGCATCTCGCGCCATTG GGCTACTGTCTATTACACTTGGTGCTGGCAGTAGCTCACATGAAACAATGGTAGAATCACATCCACAGCTTTCTAAGGTCCTTCAAACCTGGTCGGATGCTTCAAAGATGATCTCT GCTCTTGACTGCTTGGCCGTCGTCACATTTGTTGGTGCAACTGATCTGGCTGAAACAGAGGTATCTTTGAAAGCCATGTGGGATGTGATTCATCCAAAATCAGGTTCAAAT GTCGGTACTGTCCGGAAACCAAGGCCACCTGTGTTAGCAGCTGCTCTATCTGCATGGACTTTTCTGCTAACAACTATTGGTTCATGGCGGATAAACACTGATAGCTGGAAGGA GCCAATTGCGTTTCTCTCTACTCTTCTAGGAGCAGAGGATCGTGCTGTTCGGATGGCTGCTGGTGAAGCATTAGCTTTGTGCTTTGAGTTAAATCTACTTGATATCTCCCCTTCTGAAGATGCTGATGATGACACTGGAGTACCTGGTAGCTCTAAGGGCAAACTTTTCCTGGACATGCAAGCATTGAAAGCCAAGATAGCCGGTCTTGCCTCAAATCTCTCTGCAGAGGCAGGGGGCAAAGGTGCAGACAAGAAAAATCTTTCTGACCAAAGAGATCTGTTTCAACGGATTTTGGATTTTGTCAAG TATGGCAAGTGCCCTGAAGAATCAATGAAGATTGCTGGAAAACGTGATGTTTTAAGGGTTGCATCATGGTCTGAATTGATTCAG TTAAACTTCTTCAAACGATTCCTTGGGAGAGGCTTCCTGAAGCATGTGCAG GACAATGGACTTCTTCAAGATATCTTCAACATCAAGGCTGACAAGGCTGAAACGCTGTCATCGAATGACAAG AAGATCTTTAGATCTGGAGAAGAgaaaggaagagctctgaagctGAACAAGGATCGTCGTTTAGCACAG GAGAGGAAGAACGCTGGCATGTTTGACGAGTAA
- the LOC125536438 gene encoding pentatricopeptide repeat-containing protein At1g25360-like, producing the protein MPPPPPLHAVASLPYQCSVLLRQLAARHSPVPASPRSFLRALRRLHARLLTAALLHDPSHPHLTLRLLHLYTLSPDLAAPAILFRSDPGPIAATSLVSAYAVAGRLPDAASFFDSVPLPRRDTVLHNAMISAFARASLAAPALSVFRSLLCSDSLRPDDYSFTALLSAVGHMHNLAASHCTQLHGAVLKLGAGAVLSVSNALIALYMKCDAPEVSRDARKVLDEMPVKDELSWTTIVVGYVRKGDVHAARSAFEEVDAEFDVVWNAMISGYVQSGMCAEAFELFRRMVSKRIPPDEFTFTSVLSACANAGFFLHGKSVHGQFIRLQPNFVPEAALPVNNALVTLYSKSGKISVAARIFDSMTLKDVVSWNTILSGYIESGCLDNAARVFKEMPYKSELSWMVMVSGYVHGGLSEDALKLFNQMRSEDVKPCDYTYAGAVAACGELGALKHGKQLHAHIVQCGFEASNSAGNALLTMYGKCGAVKDARLVFLVMPNVDSVSWNAMIAALGQHGHGREALDLFDQMVAKGIYPDRISFLTILTACNHAGLVDEGFQYFESMKRDFGISPGEDHYARLIDLLGRAGRIGEAMDLIKTMPFEPTPAIWEAILSGCRINGDTELGAYAADQLFEMIPQHDGTYILLSNTYSAAGRWVDAARVRKLMRDRGVKKEPGCSWIEVGNKVHVFVVGDTKHPEAHEVYKFLEMVGAKMRKLGYVPDTKFVLQDMAPHQKEYVLFAHSEKLAVSFGLLNLPLGATVTVLKNLRICGDCHTAMMFMSLAVGREIVVRDVKRFHHFKDGECSCGNYW; encoded by the coding sequence atgccgccgccgccgccgctgcacgCCGTCGCCTCCCTCCCCTACCAATGCTCCGTCCTCCTCCGCCAGCTTGCCGCGCGCCACTCCCCTGTCCCGGCCTCCCCCCGCTCCTTCCTCCGCGCCCTGCGCCGCCTCCACGCGCGCCTCCTCACCGCCGCGCTCCTCCACGACCCGTCCCACCCCCACCTCAcgctccgcctcctccacctcTACACCCTCTCGCCCGACCTCGCCGCCCCGGCGATCCTCTTCCGCTCGGACCCCGGCCCCATCGCCGCCACGTCCCTCGTCTCCGCCTACGCCGTCGCCGGCCGCCTCCCCGATGCCGCCTCCTTCTTCGACTCCGTCCCGCTCCCCCGCCGGGACACCGTGCTCCACAACGCCATGATATCCGCGTTCGCCCGCGCCTCCCTCGCCGCGCCCGCGCTCTCCGTGTTCCGCTCCCTGCTTTGCTCTGACTCCCTTCGCCCCGATGACTACTCCTTCACCGCGCTCCTCAGCGCCGTCGGCCACATGCACAACCTCGCGGCGTCGCACTGCACGCAGCTGCACGGAGCCGTCCTCAAACTGGGCGCCGGGGCTGTCTTGTCGGTGTCCAACGCGCTCATTGCGCTGTACATGAAATGTGATGCACCTGAGGTGTCCCGGGACGCACGGAAGGTGCTTGACGAAATGCCGGTTAAGGATGAGCTCTCGTGGACTACTATAGTCGTGGGCTATGTCAGGAAAGGCGATGTCCATGCTGCTAGATCAGCCTTTGAAGAGGTTGATGCAGAGTTTGATGTCGTGTGGAATGCGATGATTTCTGGGTATGTGCAATCGGGAATGTGTGCAGAGGCGTTTGAGCTGTTCAGGAGGATGGTGTCGAAAAGGATACCACCTGACGAATTCACATTTACTAGCGTCCTGAGTGCATGTGCAAATGCTGGTTTCTTTCTTCATGGGAAGTCTGTCCATGGGCAGTTCATTCGGTTGCAGCCAAATTTTGTTCCTGAGGCAGCTTTACCTGTTAACAATGCGCTGGTGACCTTATACTCCAAGTCCGGGAAGATTTCTGTTGCTGCAAGGATATTTGACAGTATGACTTTGAAGGATGTCGTTTCTTGGAACACCATTTTGTCAGGGTATATCGAGAGCGGTTGCTTGGACAATGCAGCTAGGGTATTTAAGGAGATGCCATATAAAAGTGAGTTATCATGGATGGTGATGGTATCGGGGTATGTTCACGGAGGTCTCTCAGAAGATGCTCTGAAGCTGTTTAACCAGATGAGGTCTGAGGATGTCAAGCCATGTGATTACACCTATGCTGGTGCAGTAGCTGCATGTGGTGAACTTGGAGCGTTGAAGCATGGAAAGCAGCTCCACGCACATATTGTGCAGTGTGGTTTCGAGGCAAGCAATTCTGCGGGAAATGCACTACTAACCATGTATGGTAAATGTGGTGCTGTGAAAGATGCTCGTCTTGTGTTCCTTGTGATGCCCAATGTTGACTCTGTCTCATGGAATGCCATGATTGCAGCCCTTGGGCAGCATGGACACGGTAGAGAGGCACTTGACCTCTTTGACCAGATGGTTGCTAAAGGCATATATCCTGATCGGATTTCATTCCTCACAATTTTAACAGCCTGCAATCATGCTGGCTTAGTAGACGAAGGATTTCAATATTTTGAGTCCATGAAAAGGGACTTTGGCATTAGCCCTGGAGAAGATCACTATGCCCGGCTGATAGATTTGCTTGGCCGGGCTGGAAGAATCGGAGAAGCAATGGATTTGATCAAGACGATGCCTTTTGAGCCTACCCCTGCCATTTGGGAGGCAATTCTCTCTGGCTGTCGGATTAATGGAGATACGGAACTTGGTGCTTATGCGGCGGATCAGCTCTTTGAGATGATACCGCAGCATGATGGCACATACATACTACTGTCCAACACATATTCAGCTGCTGGACGCTGGGTTGATGCTGCACGAGTAAGGAAGCTAATGCGTGATCGTGGGGTGAAGAAGGAACCCGGATGCAGCTGGATAGAAGTTGGAAACAAGGTTCACGTGTTTGTTGTTGGTGACACGAAACATCCGGAAGCGCATGAAGTCTACAAGTTCCTTGAAATGGTTGGTGCTAAGATGAGAAAGCTGGGATATGTTCCTGATACAAAGTTTGTCCTGCAAGATATGGCACCCCATCAAAAGGAATACGTATTATTTGCGCACAGTGAGAAACTGGCAGTTAGTTTTGGACTTCTAAACTTGCCTCTTGGAGCTACAGTTACAGTTCTTAAAAACTTGAGAATATGCGGCGATTGTCATACTGCGATGATGTTCATGTCACTGGCAGTTGGACGGGAGATTGTCGTTAGGGATGTTAAGCGGTTTCATCATTTCAAGGATGGAGAATGTTCATGTGGTAATTATTGGTGA